tgggagttgaaatccccaagcaTGATGCAGGGCTGTCAGTACAGatgaaaaaagagagccaggtagTAGAGGAAAAGGCAAATGGAggtctgtaaatgacagccacccatATAGAGAGAGGACGGAAGATTTGAAGGGTATGCATCTCAAGATGGAGGAATAGGTGCAAAAGGACAAAAGGAGTAGAGGAGAATTCTGACTCCTCCACCACGTCCAATTGTGTGAGATAAAGAAAGATCACCATGGGAAAATGCAGCCTCAATCTAAATGATTTAGAGCAAAACAGATCATTGATGAATGTGGATTTGTTGGTTAAGGAGTGGACGTTAAGAAGGGCACAAAAAGGAAGGCAGAAAGAAAGAAGAGTGGGAATTTGTATAAGGTTGGAAATAGAAGAAGAACGAAAGGCTTTGAGCAACAGACAGCAGGactaaaatgaatataaatatgtattgagCAGGGCCCAGGAGAGGTATAACCTGCAAGCACTAACAGTAGGAAAAAGAATGAGGAGATGAGGGAAGAGGAACTGAAATGACAATAGGAGGgctaaatgaaaagaaaaaaataaacaaatataatgaGCTTTGCCATTAGCAGGTAGGTTGGAGTGCTATATCTTCAGAGAATGGCTGTGGCAGGTGAGTGGTTCCTCAGAAGCGGAAAAGGATGAGCTTCAAGCAGCTGAAGTCAAAGAGGCTTGACATAACCTTAAATTTGAAAGAGAGGCTTCTGAATATGCCTAAAATAAACCCAGATGTTCAGACAACAATCATCTGCATGCAACTTGTCTAGCAAATCccttttaattaatttttgttttacCTGATGGTCAGTTTGTGAGGATAGTATCTGGCAGCCAGGGAAGAAGGACAACTGATGTAGGAAATGGATGAATTAGACATTAAATGCAGCCTCATCTGCCTTTCTATAACTCTGGATGCTCTACCATGATAGCTGCTCTAAGGCTAATCCAGACTACCAGGTTATCCTCATCAAATGGAATCTGGTCCTAAATTTGACATTTTTCTGTTTTCTAGTAGAATACCACCAGAGATCTGCATACAAAGtggtttataaatataaacaagtgTAGCTTACCATGACATTATCCAAATAAATGGCAACTTAATTTGCTTTATAGGAAGCAGACAGTATGCATACAGTATGTGTCAGTATGTGACTTGAAAAAATTAACTTGACCATATAGAACATCAAAATTTCCTTTCAGAATGAGAGttcctttctatatttttgtgCAATTAATTATATATCTAACCATGATACCTCTAATAGGTGGCGGTGGaaaagagaaaagcaaaaaaaaaaattaagaaattaaagtaattgtattaatgcagtgctgtccaacttctgcggtgccgagggccagaatttctcttgcatacatagtggagggccgctaatggaagccagttttggccgctcccccattttaaaccacacccactttaaaccacacccattttatcacaatggtcgctgcagggatatcaaccatcattcatatgttaaagaattatattatgtcatattaagacacacccttacatccatatggctcctcctcccctgtgtgtagcacagcaacccccagcatataattacacaccttagggaccatttaatggctatttccaactgctaacaaactcccagaacaaacccctgccaggttcacctcccacaggcagcatagggtaggcagagtatggcacacacaggcagcactctgcctgtcctatgctgcctgtgtgtgccatactctgcctgccctatgctgcctgtgggtgccatacccttcctgccctatgctacctatgtgccatactctgcctgccctatgctgcctgtgtgtgccataccctccctgccctatgctacctatgtgccatattctgcctgtcctatgctgcctgtgtgtgccatactctgcctgccctatgctgcctgtgggtgccataccctccctgccctatgatgcctgtgtatgccatactctgcctgtcctatgctgcctgtgggtgccataccctccctgccctatgctacctatgtgccatactctgcctgccctatgctgcctatacacaggcagcatagtccaggcagtacatacaatgtctgaggtgtgaagaggtgaacaatgtgggtgattatagcctgagcctgagttgtgaacactgtagggggtgaacaatgcagaaactaaaaggtgtgaacaacacaggggattacatttttaaacaatacagggggatctcagtactgataccatttaaagcttacacaaaggtaaggcatcaaagcagtcagacaggtggggggccacacagaggggggtcacgggccgccagttggacagcactgtattaatgtatttatttgatcCAAAAGTTATTGCAGAAGAGAAGAAATTGTCGATGGTAGGATGTTTGTTCAGGTAGTTTCTGGTCAGATTACTCTTTATCCCATATTCTATATGTTCTGCCTTTCATTTGTAAATAGACCCTTTCTATTCACTGTTCTTTTTGTGCAGAGTGCTTCCTGTCTTCTTGCTGTTATTGCTTTTTGCATGCAACAAGTATCTTGCATGCCTTCCCACAGAGCTTATTTTATTTATGCCTGTTAGGAATCTTTCCTGAAGAACTAATTTCAcggtatatttattattattattattattatttgaattcTAATCCAAGGATAAACCTCTTACTGGTAAAGTATATCTTTAAGTCTGTGTCATCTGATCCCTTCCTTATGCATTTACACAGTTACCCAATAATAAGCTTTATTACACTTAGCAATTGCCAGAATCCATACATTGCAGGTGTTATACCTTGTTCCTGTAATAATCTTTATGGGAACACCCTTGAAAATCGTCAATAAATACTCCTGGTTATTTGTCTCTGGACCAGTCTCCAGGATCTCTACCTCACAAAGAACAATGGATGTAAAGAACTCTGAAAAGCAGAGTGTGGATCTTCCAGTGAGTTATCAGTATAAATTTGGAATGTTTTGGATACTATAGTTGTTGCTGGCTTACAGCAATTGCCACTTCTGCTGACATGTGTTAAAAGATTTAGATGACATTGTTTTTGCTATCTCTTGTTCCTAACATATTGTCTTTTCAATTTTTCAGCCACATAGTTTGTTTCCAAAAACATCAGAGACCAGAAAGAACTGGATACTAAAGGCTGCCATTTTTGTGCTTCTGATAGTAATCATTATTGGATCTTGTTTAACTGCAGTTGATATGAACAAAAAGCACAATGAAGAAGTGAGTGGTTCAAGTGGTTAGTTGTGCTTGTGTGCTCACTTAGAGAAACAGGTGCCATTGAAGTGATCTGCACAAATGAATTCCATGTTCATAAATAGATTCTTTATATGTTGTATTTGTACATGTAGACtcttatttaaaggtaaaataccAGTTCAGGGCTTGCAAATATAATTTGTATACTATTTATCAAAAAGAAGCAAAGAGATTTGCACAGAAGGAGTCACTAAAGGAACAAGACAAGCACTTGAAACATcctatgttatactgtatatattgcttaAATATGTGTTGGCTAAAGCTCTCATGGCTATGCAGATTTTTAGCTGAACATGTGCACAGTTGTGTTTTTGGAAAGATTTGTTTAACTATTACCTGTGCTGGTATTTTCACATGATTTTCTTTGAGTAATGTAGGGTGATTTGGGGCAGTTTAAATTGTGTTAACAAGAAACTAATGCAATGTGCAAAAGAACCAAAACCAAAATCATCCCATGTATCataaccttaaaattaacttttagtctgatgtggttttgcacaaaaatagaaaatgaagaccaactaaaaagttgctaagattaggttattttataaaataatataggtTAGtaaatttgtatgtatgtataactttatttataggcAAATTAACCTCTTAACCAGTAAAATAAATAAGATCATTATTCAAATATACTATAAATTTTCTATATATTACTAGTATTCAGGAATGTTTCCGGAAAATCGGCTGAACCTGATGTACATAAGTTTTTTTCAACCTCCTCTactaagttactgttttattatatatgcCTAAGATGACATTTTGCTATCGATTTTAGATGGTGACAATGACCTTCACTACAAACAATGGGGACACAATCCACCAGACAGCTTCATTCAATGATCAGAAAAATATTGCTGTTATTTTCAGCAGTACCAAGAACGATTCTGCTACTGTTCTGTATGATTACAATCGAGTAAGTAATGTCACCAGATAAACACTTTCACCAAATGGTTAAAATGTGTAACAGTTGAATAAATTTTTCTCTCGGCTACCAACGAAGGGAAACCAAAGAAAGCTCTGTCTACCTTTTCATACATTTTCTTATGCCTCTCCAACAGCAGAAAACAGACACATTATTCTCCACTTAGAAACTATATCCTTTAGGATGGAAAGGTAAAGATAACACTATATGTAGACTGTGACTAATTGATAAGCATGTAAAGAGGTAGGCCACATTTAAAAATGaacttggggttatgtaatataaggcactataTTTgtgcaggagcagtaaccaatagcaaccaaagagcgggtaacatttactggtcacatgtttaaaagggaacatcttattgattgctatgggttactgctcctggacaaacgtagtgccttttattacacatggggggttagtgtgatgtagacattgatgttctcagtcaatttgcaattggtcttctctGGCATGTGGATTTTGGGGACTTCATGGTGAGGGGTAAGGGGGCCATAAATAATTTTGCAGAAGTTCCACTGTCAGTGACCCTCAACAACTACATAGCATTTAAAATGTTCAAGCATTTTAGCAGTCAAGTATAAGCTGAAAAGGCGCAaaacaggaaggcaaataatgcaaaaactataacaaatgaaaCCAGATAAAAATCAGCTAAGAATATGATAATCCATAACATAAAACGTGTTAACTTAACAGTGGTCTaccctttataataaaaaaaatatttatgaatttAGTTAGTATTAATGCATAGAGATACAATACCATAACCTAGGTACACCAGTCACATTATATTGTTTGCAACACCACCAACAGTAAAGTCATGCACAAATCCAGCTAAACACTTGATCAACAACGATTACCTGCAGCCTCTGGGAGATAAACTAAGGAGATATGAGTCAGGGTATGTAATTGGTAAGCTATACAGTATCCCTATTCAATATTAGATACTCGATGATCAGATTTACAGTTTTTTTGTAAGCTGCTTTTTAAGGGAGAACCTAtcccctaaaaatgaatatggctagaaatgccatatatgCTTATATACTGAACCTACCACACCAGCCTTATGGTGCAATAtctttataacagtaatgatccagcccTTAAAAGCCCTTCAAGGGGTCACAATACTGGAACCTGTTAAAATTGTCcatgacactcacatgctcagtgaacAGTGCAGTGTTGAGCAGTCATTGAGAAGGGGTTGTTGCAAagtattaagcagaaaatgaggctggcctgtcataagCTCAtcctacagggctgattattaaatgctGATGCTAACAGTCTTAtactaaaaaatgtgaattaatgaCTTAAGTACTTTTTACTTAATTATTAATTTAACAGTgacacatttatattctatatatacagcatatagtgagttggtccctaagctcagttactgacagcagcacagagcatgtgcagggaatcagcacaAAAGAatatggggagttactgggggcatctttggaggcacagatctttcctgctaaaaggctgtggttgccttgggctagtacagaagcccaaaacataatgtacaacatttctgcattACTTCTTTGTaaaagtttagttctcctttaaacaggcaGAGGTTTCTATAGTCAGAGAGATTTCACTTACAACAttattttcaaaaaagttggatcactgtgtaaaaaagagaatgggatgatttaaaattcatttaaaccctatatttaatgtTCAAAATGGGATAAAAACAATTCACATAGGaaacaatttttcctttgtgCGAATGTAAAATACTTTTTGCAAACCCTTTGCCTCTCATATGGCATCACTAGACTGTGAATATTTTAGCTTGTGCCAGTgctcattttaaaaaaacttaatgaaaaagtttatatttttgcGCTAACAGTTACACCGTCTTCAAGCACAtcttaaacatttgcaatttaaTAAATCTAAAACATTGGCACATTATGAAACAACAAAGAATAGCCTGAACTGTATGCAGCTAAAATTTTATATCGGACAAGAATGGGACAACATTGGTCACCAAAGTTCCCAAACATGTGTTGTTAAAAGAAGGGGCGATGCAACAACATATGAAACATGCCCCTATTCCAACTGAAATGTGATGCTGCCATCAAATTTAAAATAAGCATCtaattttttagaaaacaataatatttCTGTTTCAACATATTGTTGACATATTGACATATTGTTGACATTTTGTTGACatattgtctttgtactatttgcaattacatatagggtttaaatgatttgcaaatcaccccattctctttttatttacaacTTTTCAAATGAGCAATTATTGAAGCACAGATAATTAAGCATTTCTAACCTAATAGAAATGATCTATAACAAGTAGCATTTAGGTAACATGcaacaataaaaatgatattttgttCAGCTTGGCTCTTTTTCTGAAGACAGCTTGTATAAAGGCTGCTTTTGATATTTCTTAAGTGCTACTTCTGTGATCTAAAAAGCAAGTATAAAGCAAATTAGCAAAGGATACATTTAGTTTCATAGCAGCTGttagaagttttttttaaagcctgGAGGACAGCGTCTCTACCCAAAACTAAATTAGCAATTGCCAGTAGACAAAATAGCTCTAAATAGCATGTAGATGAATTTTTGGGTCCCCGATTTCCAATAGCCCATAATTCTTGGGTCTTGTCTCAAGGACTGAGCCAAGGACTTGATagcaattaaaaacaataatggtTACAGGAGACACCCCTGTGCCAGTATTTATTATAAGCATCCCTGATACATGacctttacatttaaacattGCTGTAGGGGAAGTATAGAGTGCTTGATTTGCTGGTTTGCAAAGTAGGTGACCATAAGAGTATCAAATTTACAGCAGGGCTAGTAACCCACTGCAGCCACTGAGATGCTtgctttatgtatgtatatctttatttataaagcgctacttatgtacgcagcgctgtacagtagagtacattaatacaaacagggtgttaataagataatatttgctttcaaacagcaaaCCAGCAAATGCAACCTGCTGACGTGGATTGCTAGACATAAAGCTAACGTACCCCTTTTATAACATTTCTTGCTTAATTTGTGTAAAAGCACACAAGTCATTCaactaaatatgtatttattctcaATCTATTGATAGGGTATCACTGGGCTGAAACCTCCCAGCAGCAAAAAGTGTTTTGTTGTGAAAATGGATGAAAATACACCATCAATGAGTGCAGTAATCACAGCAATCAAACAATTTCAATCAAACGTAAGTTGATTGTTTCAAAGGTAAAATTATTATACTATATAACCCATAGAAACTAACAAaatatttgaatgaaaaaaatgaataaatactaAATTGATTTATAAAACTGATTTGTTGtataaaattgtatctttttataTTACCTTCTAAAGATATCTCTGTCTCTGCCTGTACCCTTAAAATCAATGGACAGGCATAAACACAgacatccctatatatatatatatatatatgagcacaAAATTGTACAGCTATCTATTGGAACAGCAGAACAAAGAACAAACAAATAATATTGCTAAATAGAGAACTTGGTGTTAAATTTTACTGGCAGCTGAACATAACATGGATgctccaaaataaaaaatataatagataGATCTGGGGACAATTACTATTTTTACAGAACTCCAATATCTAATTTGAtcaaaatatcattaaaaataaatgaccAGGTAGGAGTAGGTCCGATTATTTCCTGTGGACTGAGCAACTTCTTGGGCAAACTGTTTAGTAACCTTTATAATGTTGATCAGAGTCAACAAAACATTACTAAAATAATGGGATTTTATTAAAGTTACAGTTACATTTTCCAGTTTGTTTCTATGCTTATAAAGGTGCCAAGCACTAATCCTTCATTTGGAAGG
The sequence above is a segment of the Xenopus tropicalis strain Nigerian chromosome 7, UCB_Xtro_10.0, whole genome shotgun sequence genome. Coding sequences within it:
- the LOC101734971 gene encoding pulmonary surfactant-associated protein C-like — encoded protein: MDVKNSEKQSVDLPPHSLFPKTSETRKNWILKAAIFVLLIVIIIGSCLTAVDMNKKHNEEMVTMTFTTNNGDTIHQTASFNDQKNIAVIFSSTKNDSATVLYDYNRGITGLKPPSSKKCFVVKMDENTPSMSAVITAIKQFQSNNSTLYNEITYGIIESEKANPIDLGLAINLLCHDASIFWARMWNSPEVWRHCTVNPNFPVSSRQREFSLLTTGHHKKSEWYPHLQGRAKKGLH